The proteins below come from a single Streptomyces sp. SCSIO 75703 genomic window:
- a CDS encoding DUF742 domain-containing protein — protein sequence MTTYGRAAEESAFVRTYAVTRGRTKPRHLLGLETVLEAGQGRPGPAQAEECEEILALCRERRRSVVELAGRLGRPVTAVKVLVSDLLDADALVVPLTQSSADTGAGSGPSIQMLAAVSAGLKRKWPDAVAYPQAG from the coding sequence GTGACCACGTACGGCCGCGCGGCCGAGGAGTCGGCGTTCGTGCGGACCTACGCCGTGACGCGCGGGCGTACCAAGCCGCGGCACCTGCTCGGTCTGGAAACCGTGCTGGAGGCCGGGCAGGGACGGCCCGGCCCGGCGCAGGCCGAGGAGTGCGAGGAGATTCTCGCCCTGTGCCGGGAGCGCCGGCGGTCGGTGGTCGAGCTGGCGGGCCGCCTCGGCCGGCCCGTGACCGCCGTCAAAGTGCTCGTCTCCGACCTCCTGGACGCCGACGCCCTCGTCGTCCCCCTGACCCAGTCCTCTGCCGATACCGGCGCAGGGTCCGGTCCGTCTATCCAAATGCTGGCAGCCGTTTCCGCCGGCTTGAAGAGGAAGTGGCCTGATGCCGTCGCCTATCCCCAGGCCGGATGA
- a CDS encoding ATP/GTP-binding protein, which yields MPSPIPRPDDPTTVSPHSQAGAPTVLKIVIAGGFGAGKTTAVGAVSEITPLSTEEYLTEASADVDSLAGIEAKTTTTVAFDFGRLSLPDAPMPLELFLFGTPGQDRFVDLWYDLSRGAVGAVVLVDTRRLESSFTPVSFFEDIGLPFVVAVNQFDGAHRYHPEQVRAALELPAAVPVVTCDAREPNHVAGVLLALVDHAVNSAATTNRAGHTPSTTLQDA from the coding sequence ATGCCGTCGCCTATCCCCAGGCCGGATGACCCGACCACGGTTTCGCCGCACTCGCAGGCCGGTGCGCCGACCGTACTGAAGATCGTGATCGCCGGCGGTTTCGGCGCGGGCAAGACCACCGCCGTGGGCGCCGTCAGCGAGATCACGCCGCTGAGTACGGAGGAGTACCTGACCGAGGCGAGCGCAGACGTCGACAGTCTGGCGGGCATCGAAGCGAAGACCACCACCACGGTCGCCTTCGACTTCGGCCGACTGAGCCTGCCCGACGCGCCGATGCCTCTGGAGCTGTTCCTGTTCGGCACGCCGGGCCAGGACCGGTTCGTCGATCTCTGGTACGACCTCTCCCGCGGCGCCGTCGGCGCGGTCGTCCTAGTCGACACCCGCCGCTTGGAGAGCAGCTTCACGCCCGTCAGCTTCTTCGAAGACATCGGCCTGCCCTTCGTCGTCGCGGTGAACCAGTTCGACGGCGCACACCGCTACCACCCCGAGCAGGTCCGGGCCGCTCTCGAACTCCCCGCCGCCGTGCCGGTGGTCACCTGCGACGCCCGCGAGCCGAATCACGTCGCCGGTGTTCTGCTGGCCCTCGTCGACCACGCCGTGAACAGCGCCGCCACCACCAATCGCGCTGGGCACACCCCTTCTACCACCCTCCAGGACGCCTGA
- a CDS encoding roadblock/LC7 domain-containing protein, which produces MSTHPAMNNVTDGTPASATTSGQRDSMAWLLRQFASETPGVTHAVLLSRDGLRLLDSDVDKDWADELSAAFSGVASLAANITGPSHKKRPARQVIIERDDCLFFVQSAGRSAAFDNHPGAERGEVDTILAVIATRDADVGTVGFEMGRLVQKFAPYMLIPVRVGTGGEVR; this is translated from the coding sequence ATGAGCACCCACCCCGCGATGAACAACGTGACCGACGGCACGCCCGCATCCGCGACGACAAGCGGACAGCGGGACAGCATGGCCTGGCTGCTGCGTCAGTTCGCCTCCGAGACGCCGGGCGTCACGCACGCCGTCCTGCTCTCGCGCGACGGACTGCGGCTGCTGGACAGCGACGTCGACAAGGACTGGGCGGACGAACTGTCGGCCGCCTTCAGCGGGGTCGCCTCCCTCGCGGCGAACATCACCGGCCCCAGCCACAAGAAGAGGCCGGCCCGGCAGGTCATCATCGAGCGAGACGACTGCCTGTTCTTCGTCCAGAGCGCCGGGCGCAGCGCGGCCTTCGACAACCACCCCGGGGCCGAACGCGGTGAGGTGGACACGATCCTCGCCGTCATCGCCACCAGGGACGCCGACGTGGGCACCGTCGGCTTCGAGATGGGGCGCCTGGTCCAGAAGTTCGCCCCGTACATGCTGATCCCCGTCCGCGTTGGCACGGGCGGAGAGGTCCGGTGA
- a CDS encoding GAF domain-containing protein, protein MSQHPSDPYRTPQTAPPARSLPRRDMRDPNCGPFTPPATALTSQRPQQSLELAQRYELLNRLGVPPVANEDFDDLTRNMAEQAGFLYGFVNLFLEEQTFVGLHQPPADSGFVIVGRTMSRDHGWCPEVMARKKALPLHDVHASPRFSGNAVVDAVGIRSYFGAPLIHDSGTVLGTVCVIDPEKRPLAEARRLRDIVINASAQVMDHIARAPVR, encoded by the coding sequence ATGTCACAGCACCCCAGCGACCCCTACCGCACGCCGCAGACTGCCCCGCCCGCCCGGTCCTTGCCTCGGCGCGACATGCGGGACCCCAACTGTGGCCCGTTCACCCCGCCCGCCACCGCCCTCACCAGCCAGCGACCTCAGCAGTCGCTGGAACTGGCTCAGCGTTACGAGCTACTCAACCGCCTGGGCGTGCCCCCGGTGGCCAACGAGGACTTCGACGACCTGACCCGCAACATGGCTGAACAGGCCGGGTTCTTGTACGGGTTCGTCAACCTGTTCCTGGAGGAGCAGACTTTCGTCGGGCTGCACCAGCCGCCGGCGGACAGCGGGTTCGTGATCGTCGGCCGCACCATGAGCCGGGACCACGGCTGGTGCCCGGAGGTCATGGCCCGCAAGAAGGCCCTCCCGCTGCACGACGTGCACGCGTCCCCGCGCTTCAGCGGCAACGCGGTGGTCGACGCCGTCGGAATCCGCTCCTACTTCGGCGCTCCGTTGATCCACGACAGCGGCACGGTGCTGGGCACGGTGTGTGTGATCGACCCCGAGAAGCGGCCCCTGGCTGAGGCACGTCGTCTGCGGGACATCGTCATCAACGCCAGTGCACAGGTGATGGACCACATCGCCCGCGCCCCCGTCCGCTAG
- a CDS encoding ATP-binding protein: MPDSAFPARPAATGHRRRLPPVDANTLYLARRAVALPLALLAALLLAAFALRSGSVVGPGWVLAGLVCGLAAIVAVAAHGTRTVASAVQSSVEESQAAALTTVTGAAAAVEKSVQWSADELCRGKRPALPDPHTAQSPTANAGIDNALSALQAQAIMSLIRVHDESQSVVLLEVLRRLAMREHALVSKALQALSQLEMLTDDPELLAKIFEIDHLVTRMRRQVESTAVLGGQSLRSVRRPVPVTTALRGAVSEVVQYPRVAVAAGSVGAELGLPGHVGPDLTHLLAELIENACECSDPETRVMVRAQRVPHGLAIEVEDRAIPMHPQTRAQMNHLLKAPDEVDVSGQVRAGQLGLLVAAKIAQSHGLSVLLQENATGGTTALVVIPARLLVAIPSVEDAGAPQPEEARMSGQQPHQVAAAPAAPGVGQVASPGAAGASTSAGHSADAPALPTRTRRSEPFRPPQEREQAPVSAATPGLAAAFRSGLQAGGTASPPPASTEDPTP; encoded by the coding sequence ATGCCTGACAGCGCCTTCCCGGCACGGCCGGCCGCGACCGGCCACCGCAGACGGCTGCCCCCGGTCGACGCGAACACGCTGTACCTCGCCCGTCGCGCCGTGGCACTGCCCCTGGCACTCCTAGCCGCGCTGCTGCTCGCCGCCTTCGCTCTCCGGTCGGGGTCCGTCGTAGGCCCCGGCTGGGTCCTGGCCGGCCTGGTCTGCGGACTGGCGGCGATCGTCGCGGTGGCGGCACACGGAACACGCACCGTCGCCAGTGCCGTGCAGTCGTCAGTGGAGGAGTCCCAGGCAGCAGCGCTGACAACGGTCACAGGGGCAGCGGCAGCCGTTGAGAAGTCGGTGCAGTGGTCGGCGGACGAGCTGTGCCGCGGAAAACGTCCAGCGTTGCCGGACCCGCACACCGCGCAGTCGCCCACTGCGAACGCCGGGATCGACAACGCGCTGAGTGCCCTCCAGGCGCAGGCCATCATGTCGCTGATCCGCGTGCACGACGAGTCCCAGTCCGTGGTCCTCCTCGAAGTGCTTCGCCGCCTGGCCATGCGCGAGCACGCCCTGGTCAGCAAGGCACTCCAGGCACTGAGCCAGCTGGAGATGCTGACCGACGACCCGGAACTGCTGGCCAAGATCTTCGAGATCGATCACCTCGTGACGCGGATGCGCCGCCAGGTCGAGAGCACGGCGGTCCTGGGCGGACAGTCCCTGCGCAGCGTGCGCCGGCCCGTTCCCGTCACGACGGCCCTGCGTGGCGCTGTCTCCGAGGTCGTGCAGTATCCGCGGGTGGCCGTCGCGGCCGGATCCGTGGGCGCCGAGCTGGGGTTGCCCGGCCATGTGGGGCCGGACCTGACGCACCTGCTGGCCGAGCTGATCGAGAACGCCTGCGAGTGCTCGGATCCAGAGACGCGGGTGATGGTGCGCGCGCAGCGGGTGCCACACGGGCTGGCCATCGAGGTCGAGGACCGCGCCATCCCCATGCACCCGCAGACGCGGGCACAGATGAACCACCTGCTCAAAGCCCCGGACGAGGTCGACGTCAGCGGCCAGGTCCGGGCTGGACAGCTCGGCCTGCTGGTCGCCGCGAAGATCGCCCAGTCACACGGGTTGTCCGTCCTCCTGCAGGAGAACGCGACGGGAGGCACCACCGCCCTGGTCGTCATACCGGCACGGCTCCTGGTAGCCATTCCATCGGTCGAGGACGCGGGTGCGCCGCAGCCCGAGGAAGCTCGCATGTCCGGGCAGCAGCCGCATCAGGTGGCCGCGGCTCCTGCCGCCCCAGGGGTGGGGCAGGTCGCAAGCCCCGGCGCCGCTGGGGCATCGACCTCGGCGGGTCATTCGGCCGACGCGCCCGCTCTTCCCACGCGCACGCGTCGGTCGGAACCTTTCCGTCCGCCACAGGAGCGGGAGCAAGCCCCCGTGTCCGCGGCGACGCCCGGGTTGGCAGCCGCCTTCCGCAGCGGCCTCCAGGCCGGCGGCACCGCCAGTCCCCCTCCCGCCTCGACAGAAGACCCCACCCCCTGA
- a CDS encoding acyl-CoA dehydrogenase, protein MSATPTTPPPALRPYLTARHDLLWQEADAFAAEHVAPRAARMEAAPRRVERKVADLMAARRWFAVTVPAVFGGLGAGHVARTVLVHRIARVSAAAAAILQATLIPVGALLHFATYEQKGHWLPRVADGSVLLSIAVTEPLAGGHIGGIETTAEHIGNQWVITGSKIHIGNSHLAGAHLVVARTAEPGVSTSQALTAFMVEADRPGLSVSDHRAGLGLHGFSAGRLDLGHVRVPEDNVVGEVGQGLAVAQSSSILYGRPNLAAVSLGIHEAVVDTTTSRLKTRPRYQGALSDLPVLRDRVGGMEARLRAARILAYQAVHLLDQGLPCDADLINSKYLGHQWAVQSAQDAMELHGANALDGDYIVQRLWRDIQHTYPPAGTGEVQRIRLADAAFAEDHIQWSERLAAEAAWARPDPTAA, encoded by the coding sequence ATGTCCGCCACACCCACCACGCCGCCACCGGCGCTGCGTCCCTACCTCACCGCCCGCCACGATCTGCTGTGGCAGGAGGCGGACGCCTTCGCGGCCGAGCACGTCGCGCCGCGCGCCGCGCGGATGGAGGCCGCTCCGCGGAGGGTGGAGCGCAAGGTCGCCGACCTGATGGCCGCCCGGCGGTGGTTCGCCGTCACCGTCCCGGCGGTCTTCGGCGGGCTGGGCGCCGGACACGTGGCCAGGACCGTCTTGGTCCACCGCATCGCGCGGGTCTCGGCGGCTGCCGCGGCCATCCTCCAGGCCACCCTCATCCCCGTGGGCGCCCTGCTGCACTTCGCCACCTACGAGCAGAAGGGCCACTGGCTTCCCCGGGTCGCGGACGGGTCCGTGCTGCTGTCGATCGCCGTGACCGAACCGCTCGCCGGCGGACACATCGGCGGCATCGAAACCACCGCCGAACACATCGGCAACCAATGGGTGATCACCGGCAGCAAGATCCATATCGGCAACAGCCACCTCGCCGGAGCCCACCTCGTCGTCGCCCGCACCGCCGAGCCGGGAGTAAGCACCTCACAGGCGCTGACCGCGTTCATGGTCGAAGCCGACCGCCCCGGACTTTCCGTCTCCGACCACCGTGCCGGGCTCGGTCTGCATGGCTTCTCCGCCGGCCGCCTCGACCTCGGCCACGTCCGCGTCCCCGAGGACAACGTGGTCGGCGAGGTCGGCCAGGGCCTGGCCGTGGCCCAGAGCAGCAGCATCCTCTACGGCCGCCCCAACCTGGCCGCCGTCAGCCTCGGCATCCACGAAGCCGTCGTGGACACCACCACCAGCCGGCTCAAGACCCGCCCCCGCTACCAGGGCGCCCTGTCCGACCTGCCGGTCCTGCGGGACCGCGTCGGCGGCATGGAAGCCCGCCTGCGCGCCGCCCGGATACTCGCCTACCAGGCCGTGCACCTCCTCGACCAGGGCCTGCCCTGCGACGCCGACCTGATCAACTCGAAATACCTCGGCCACCAGTGGGCCGTCCAGTCCGCCCAGGACGCCATGGAACTGCACGGCGCCAACGCCCTCGATGGCGACTACATCGTCCAGCGCCTGTGGCGCGACATCCAGCACACCTACCCACCGGCCGGAACCGGCGAAGTCCAGCGCATACGCCTGGCCGACGCCGCCTTCGCAGAGGACCACATCCAGTGGTCCGAACGCCTCGCCGCCGAAGCCGCCTGGGCACGACCCGACCCGACCGCCGCATGA
- a CDS encoding LuxR C-terminal-related transcriptional regulator has protein sequence MTTSAPITPLTPTLQRVAQHLANGLTAKEIAAETSLSAVTVRQYMRDIRESLHCPPRCKPPVIVHRLFTTQQVASPTADRPAPSLTPEQRLLLRAVAEHSDPRDIAVAAKLAPADQRAALDQLLADTGARDTTHLVVLAHGWKLLPTDPAARSGASQ, from the coding sequence GTGACGACCAGCGCACCGATCACGCCCCTGACGCCGACCCTGCAGCGCGTCGCCCAGCACCTCGCGAACGGCCTCACGGCCAAGGAGATTGCGGCAGAGACCAGCCTGTCGGCCGTGACCGTCCGCCAGTACATGCGCGACATCCGTGAGAGCCTGCACTGCCCGCCCCGCTGCAAGCCCCCGGTGATCGTGCACCGCCTGTTCACCACCCAGCAGGTGGCCTCACCCACGGCGGACCGGCCAGCGCCATCCCTCACCCCGGAGCAGCGGCTGCTGCTCCGAGCCGTCGCCGAGCACAGCGACCCCCGTGACATCGCCGTCGCCGCCAAGCTCGCCCCCGCCGACCAGCGCGCCGCACTCGACCAACTCCTCGCCGACACGGGCGCGCGGGACACCACCCACCTGGTGGTCCTTGCCCACGGCTGGAAGCTGCTGCCGACCGACCCGGCGGCGCGGAGCGGAGCGAGCCAGTGA